In one Brienomyrus brachyistius isolate T26 chromosome 5, BBRACH_0.4, whole genome shotgun sequence genomic region, the following are encoded:
- the coasy gene encoding bifunctional coenzyme A synthase, with product MSVFSTGILVLTTPLHTLPLRIAPVLSSAAQVVERILYVHLHPGLNLGSVSQARPAYIPAVADVSSLITRLYSNAADVCGHLDVRVLLTNIRAQQCLLGPGGASNPFPSPQTLSHSPEVVLTDFALQDPNQSSVVAQCLQKYAGHCYTCSPGLASVLLHSQLESLVNEVEQGDAETAQAEPLQTYSDVVVGGTFDRLHGAHRTLLNVSCLLTNRRFLIGVCDQDLLKNKVLKELIEPYSRRIWRLREFLQDIKPSLQYEIVPLSDPFGPSVTDPQLQCIVVSEETRKGGDAVNKKRQENGLPTLVLHEIQLLKDAHHSEIEEEKISSSSLRCRLLGTVLNAPEDKPYLPPNPYVIGLTGGSGSGKSSIACRLEALGAVRIDSDQLGHETYCPGTAAYQKVVMEFGTDILNEDKTINRRCLGRKVFGNKDRLKALTDIVWPEIALLVKQKIQQARVEDKQVCVVDAAVLLEAGWTDMVHEVWVAMIPEEEAVSRITARDGVSVEDARRRLQSQWPTVQQVAHANVVLCTLWEPDITQKQVQKAWDLLQERLSQRGKVRPTPPVL from the exons ATGTCTGTGTTCAGCACTGGCATCCTTGTGCTTACCACTCCGCTTCACACCTTGCCACTGCGCATCGCGCCCGTCCTAAGCTCGGCTGCTCAGGTGGTGGAGCGCATCCTCTATGTGCATCTGCATCCTGGGCTCAACCTGGGTAGCGTGAGTCAAGCCAGACCAGCCTATATTCCTGCTGTGGCAGATGTGTCCAGCCTCATCACAAGACTCTACAGCAATGCAGCAGACGTTTGTGGACATCTGGATGTTCGAGTGCTGCTGACGAACATTAGGGCCCAGCAGTGTCTGTTAGGACCAGGGGGAGCCAGTAACCCCTTCCCTTCCCCACAGACCCTCTCGCACTCCCCAGAGGTGGTGTTGACTGATTTTGCCTTGCAGGacccaaaccagtcctcagtgGTGGCCCAGTGCCTGCAGAAGTATGCAGGACACTGCTATACCTGCAGCCCAGGGCTGGCTTCGGTGCTCCTGCACTCCCAGCTGGAGTCTCTGGTGAATGAAGTGGAGCAGGGAGACGCTGAGACGGCACAGGCTGAGCCCCTGCAGACCTACAGCGACGTGGTGGTGGGAGGCACCTTCGACCGGCTTCACGGGGCACACAGGACGCTGCTCAATGTCTCTTGCCTGTTGACCAATAGGCGCTTCTTGATTGGGGTGTGTGACCAGGACCTGCTGAAAA ACAAGGTGTTGAAGGAGCTGATCGAGCCCTATTCTCGGCGGATATGGAGGCTCCGCGAGTTCCTACAAGATATCAAGCCCTCGCTGCAGTACGAAATTGTGCCCCTCTCTGACCCGTTCGGCCCCTCTGTCACTGACCCCCAGCTTCAGTGCATCGTGGTGAGTGAGGAGACCAGGAAAGGGGGTGATGCCGTCAACAAAAAGCGCCAGGAGAAC GGTCTCCCCACCTTGGTGTTGCACGAGATTCAGCTGCTCAAAGATGCTCACCACAGCGAGATAGAGGAGGAGAAAATTAGCTCGTCCAGCTTGCGTTGTCGTCTCCTGGGCACTGTCCTTAACGCTCCTGAG GACAagccgtaccttcctcccaacCCCTACGTAATTGGGCTGACGGGGGGCAGTGGCAGTGGGAAGAGCTCCATCGCCTGTCGTCTGGAGGCACTGGGTGCTGTCCGCATTGATAGCGACCAGTTGGGCCACGAGACCTACTGCCCCGGGACAGCAGCATACCAGAAGGTGGTGATGGAGTTTGGGACAG ATATTCTCAATGAAGATAAAACCATAAATAGGCGATGCCTTGGCAGGAAGGTCTTTGGAAACAAG GACCGATTGAAAGCCCTCACTGACATTGTGTGGCCTGAGATAGCGCTTCTGGTGAAGCAGAAGATCCAGCAGGCTAGAGTGGAGG ATAAGCAGGTGTGTGTGGTGGATGCCGCAGTGCTGTTGGAGGCTGGCTGGACAGACATGGTGCATGAGGTCTGGGTGGCCATGATCCCTGAGGAGGAG GCAGTGTCCCGGATCACAGCACGGGACGGGGTGAGCGTGGAGGATGCCCGCCGGCGGCTGCAGAGCCAGTGGCCGACcgtccagcaggtggcgcatGCCAATGTTGTGCTGTGTACTCTTTGGGAGCCTGATATCACGCAAAAGCAG GTCCAGAAGGCCTGGGATCTCCTCCAGGAACGCCTCAGCCAGAGGGGCAAAGTCCGCCCTACACCCCCGGTGCTGTGA